The Timaviella obliquedivisa GSE-PSE-MK23-08B region CAACGGCGCTTAGAAGAACAGGCTTTTGTATTAGGCGGCAGCAATTATGAAGCACCGGGGCAACTGGTGGGTGACTTTATTGTCAATCGCCCTTCTACAGCATTGGGCAGCGTCAGACCTTCGTATCAACCGGGGGTGAAATTGGGCGATTTGAGCCAGAGCCTACCCGATTATGCGATCGCTGCTATCCGCGAAGCCTTACCTGCATTCGACAAGCAAATCAAAGGCTTTGCCATGGAAGATGCCGTTCTAACTGGTGTGGAAACTCGCACGTCATCGCCCCTTCGCATCAAACGAAAAGAGGATAGACAAAGTGTTAATACCACAGGGCTTTATCCGGCGGGAGAAGGCGCAGGATATGCAGGGGGAATTCTTTCGGCAGGAATTGACGGTATTAAAGTAGCTGAGGCTGTTGCTTTGAGTTTGCTGCAAAGCGCAAGCATTTTGTAGAGGCGAAAGATGTGATTTGACTAGGATAATTACAAAAGTCAGCTTCTTAAGAAAAATAGAGGGCATTATCTTGAAGAAGTTGCTGCTATTTTGGCTGGCGAATATGTAGAGCAGGTAAAACGAGACGACCTAGAACAAGTTATTGCGATCGGGTATTTGGGAAGTAGTCTTTTATCGGTCATTTACGAAGTTCGCTATGATGATGAAGGGGAATACATCTGGTTAATTACCTACTGGAAAAGTACTAAAAGGGAAAGGGAAATTTATGAGCAATATTTCTACTGAAGAACTTGAACAGAAAATTGAAGCAGGGGAAGAAGTCATCGATCGCTATTTCGATTCCACCACTACAAGAATCGGAACACCTCGTTCAATGACTTCACGTAGATTGCAAAACTTTGTAGCAACAAACCTGGAAATGCCTCGTCCAATGCTCAACGAACTTGATCAACTGGCTGAAGAACTCAACATCAGCCGTCAAGCCGTGATCAAAATGATGCTAAGACGTGCCTTGGATGAACATTCTCTTGCTAAGCGAGCCGTTTAAGAAATAATCATTGTCTTATTTTTTGTTCAGAGAGCAGTTGAAAAGCCGTTCCAAAATCATCACTTGTAATTTGAATTGTGCTGGGATCAATTTGTTCTTGGGCACGGTGACGACGAATGGATTCTAGCGCAGCTTGGTTACTCAAAAGTGCCAGGTCTGCTCCATTCCATCCTTCAGTTTTCTCTGCCCATTCTGCTAAATTAACCTCAGCGATCGGGCGGCTCTGATTATGAACTTGCAAGATGGAGAGACGACTGCTAGCATCTGGCAAATCGACCTTGATCTGAAGGTCTAACCGCCCGGCTCGGAGTAATGCAGGATCGAGAGCATCGGGGCGATTGGTAGCTCCTACCAAAAGAACGTTGGTGCAGCCTTGCAGCCCATCCAGTTCGGTGAGCAGTTGCCCCACCACACGATCGCTCACTCCCGAATCTCCTTGAGCGCTGCCGCGTGCCGGAGCCAAGGTGTCAATTTCATCGATAAATATAACGCAAGGAGCGGCTTGTCTTGCTTTAGTAAATAATTCTCGCACTGCCTGTTCTGCTGCACCGACCCAACGGCTCATTAATTCGAGACCATTGACTGCAATAAAGTTTGCCCGTGCCTGGGATGCAACAGCTTTTGCTAGCAGCGTTTTGCCTGTGCCGGGAGGCCCCCAAAGCAGAATGCCGCGTGGCGCTTTTGCTCCCGTTTGTTGATAGAGTTCGGGGTAGAGCAATGCGCCTTCAACGGATTCTTGCAGGGTTTGTTTAATGGTTTCTAACCCCCCAATTTCATCCCAAGTGACTTTAGGCGATTCTATTTCAACCGATCGCAATACCGAAGGCTTTATTTCTTTAACGGCTTGCAATAAATCTGTCTGGGTCAGCGTCATATTTTCAGGAATGGGCAATCGCAAATCGGGCACTTGGCGACGAAGGGCTGAGTAAGCCGCCTTTTGGCAGATGGCTTTAAGGTCAGCGCCTACAAGTCCGACTGCCAGATCGGCGATCGCGCCTAGTTCTACCGATTCATCTAAGGGCATGGCGTGGGAAAGAATCTGGAGAATTTCTAATCTTCCATTGCGATCGGGGACGCGGAACTGCACTTCGCGATCGAATCGACCAGGGCGACGAAGCGCCGGATCAAGGTGGTCGGGGCGATTGGTGGCGGCGAGGACAATGACACCGTTGGTTTTGGCGAATCCATCCATCAGCCCGAGAAGCTGTGCGACTAATCGCTTCTCAACTTCGCCTTCTACTTTGGAGCGATCGGGCGCGAGGCTATCAATTTCGTCAATGAAGATAATACAGGGAGCCGCTTTAGCCGCTTTTTCAAAAATACTGCGGAGACGAGTTTCGGCTTCACCGTAATATTTGCCCATCACTTCGGGCCCCACAATAGCAATGTAATTAACGCCTAATTCTTCAGCAAGCGATCGGGCGGTCAACGTTTTGCCTGTTCCCGGTGGCCCTACTAACAAAACTCCACGAGGCGCCTCTAGTCCTAGCTGGGTTAGTAACTCTGGACGCTTGAGTGGAATTTCGATCGCTTCCCGAAGTTCCTTAAGCACTTCAGATAAGCCGCCCACATCCTTAAGAGAAATTAATGGAGCGCTATCATTAGGGGCTGAGTTGGCAGGGGGTGGTGTGATGATTACGTCATCGTTGGCTGGGGTCGAAGCAGCAGGATTGGGACGAATGCGGCTGGTGCCCAGACCTGAGGGCATTCCACTAGCGCGAGGGATACTGCTCAAGCGGCGAGAATTGATTTGCACATCGGCTTTCAGTTCTCCCTTTTCCATTTTTTCTTCTAAGGCTTTTGCAATTTCTAGAAGCTGCTCAAATCCTTTAAATAAGTCGCTCATGTGTTCTGCCTCGCCCAACACCTTATAGTCATCCCGATTTGGTGGGCATCCTAACGAGCAAGGGCTTTCTTGAGGTTTAATATGAGCCAACTTGATAATTTGCAACTAACTAACTTACAGCTAACTATGTTTAGCGGTAAGGGTGGTGTAGGGAAAACAACTTGTTCTTGTGGATTTGCACGGCACTGGGCGCGGAAATTTCCTGAGAAACAAATTTTGCTAATGTCTACCGATCCGGCGCATTCTTTGGGCGATGTGTTGCAGATGACGGTAGAAGATACGCCGCGTTTGATGGTAGATTTGCCGAATTTGCAGGTTAGGGCGCTAGACTCTCAACGACTGTTGCAAGAATTCAAAATTCGCTATGGTAAAGTGCTAGAGCTTTTGGTAGAGCGGGGTAGCTTTGTCCAAGGCGAAGACCTTAGCCCCATCTGGGATTTGAGCTGGCCTGGGCTGGATGAATTGATGGGGATTTTAGAAATTCAGCGCATCTTGCGAGAACAGGAGGTCGATCGCGTTGTCGTCGATATGGCTCCCAGTGGGCACACGCTAAATTTATTGGGATTAATGGACTTTTTGGATGGTTTCTTGAACGCATTAGATCTGTTTCAAGAGAAGCATCGGGTCATGAGCCAAACCTTCGGAGGCGTGTATCAACCTGATGAAGCAGATGTCTTTTTGCAGGAGATGAAGGCAGATTTGGCGGCAGGACGAGCATTGTTGCAAAATGCAGAACGAGCCGCTTGCTGGGTGGTGGCGATCGCGGAACCCATGAGCTATTTGGAAAGCTGCCGCTTTATTGAGTCTCTCAAGGAACTCAAAATTTTCGTAGGTGGCATCATCGTCAATCGTCTCACTGAACCGACAGAAATTTTAGAAAAATTCTTGGCACTTCCCATTCCCCAAGCTTTAGGCTTACCGCAACAACGTCAAGAACCCGTTGGCTCTCCGGCTCTAGATGCACTCTTTACCCAACTCAAACCCCTTGCGTCTCTACCCATTGCTACCACTATCCAGCCTGTTACCTTCACTAGATTTTCTCCAAACTTTCAAGATTTTATTACTGCTAAACGGCGATTGATCTTGGTAGGTGGTAAAGGCGGGGTCGGTAAGACTACTGTCGCAGGAGCGATCGCTTGGGGCATGGCAGAGCGTCACCCTGAGTGTAAAATTCGTGTTATTTCCATTGATCCGGCGCATTCATTAGGCGATGTTTTATCCACTCAGTTAGAGCATGAGCCGACTCAAATTACTACTAATCTCAGTGCTCAAGAAATCAACGCTAAGCAGGTTCTAGAGCAGTTCCGCGAAGATTATCTGTGGGAACTGGCAGAGATGATGAGCGGGCAATCGGATGATGACTCAATGCAAATTGCCTATACGCCTCAGGCATGGCGACAAATTGTGGCGCAGGCGTTACCGGGAATTGATGAAATGTTGTCGTTGATTACGGTGATGGACTTGCTGGAAAAAGGAGAGCAAGATCTGATTATTTTAGATACGGCACCGACTGGACATTTACTGCGGTTTCTGGAAATGCCAACTGCGTTGGGAGGCTGGCTGGCTTGGATTTTTAAGCTGTGGATTAAATATCAAGATGTGGTGGGGCGGACAGAATTAATGGGAAGATTGCGATCGCTCCGACAACAGGTGATGCAGGCACAAAAGAAGTTGAAAGATGCTCAGCACACCGAATTTATTGGCGTTCTCCAAGCCCAGTCGGCAATTATTGCTGAAGCCGAACGGTTAGGTAAAACGTTGGCAGAGATGGGCATGAGTCAGCGGTATTGGGTGCATAATCGCTTTGAGCCAGGACAAGAAGATTTAAGCCTAATCTTTAAGGTGCAAACCATAGTACGGCTAACAGCGTTGCCTCAGACGCTGCTCCCCTTAGACCAGGTAAAGGCTGCTGCACAGCTTGTATTCTAAAAGATTGTCACCCATTCATTTAATGAGGATAATAATCACGTTCTCTTAGATGAAATCAACTTATGAGCCTAACTCTATATTTCTTACGGCACGGAGAAACAACCTACAGCCGGACAGGTGGATACTGTGGCGCTCTTGATCCTGACTTGACGGATGCAGGACTTCAGATGGCAGAGGCGTTTGCAAATGCTTACCGTACGCTACCCTGGACAGATGTATACGCCAGTCCTATGAAACGGACGATCGCTACAGGTAAACCGCTTTGTGATGCATTAGCGATAGATATGCAATTGCGGGATGGATTAAAAGAGATCGCGTATGGTGAATGGGAAGGAAAAACAAATGAAGACGTGAAACAACACGATAGCGATACCTACATGCGCTGGATGACGGAACCCGCTTGGAACGCACCACCCGGAGGTGAAACAGCCGTTGAAATTGCAAGTCGCGCTTCGTTGGTTATTGCTGAAATTGAAAACAAATACACTGAAGGCAATGTGCTGATCGTGTCGCATAAGGCAACGATTCGGATTATGTTGTGTAGTCTGCTAGGAATTGATTTGGGGCGTTACCGCGATCGCTTGGATATGCCTGCGGCTTCGTTAAGCACTGTAAAATTTAGCAAGTATGGTCCGATGTTGCAGTCATTGGGCGATCGGGCTTATATGGGTGAGCGTTTGCGGAAGCTGCCTGGAACTTAGGGGCTGCGAAAATTTAGAATTGATCTGCAAAAATTTAGAATTGTAAAATGGAGCGAGACTGTATCTGAGATATCAGTTACCCTGAAGTGTTCAGCTACCCTAAAGTGTTCTGACAGCGCTTTTCTACATCACCTTGCCCAATGAAGCACCTTGCCTAATGAAGATCCAACTTGAGCATCGGCAGTCTTCTTGCCCCCAAAAATTGCGCTGCATTGCGTGTCGGCAAATTTTTGCAGTGGGGCGAGTTCGTTCTTTGTTAGTTAATGATGAAGACCGAATTCAAGGAGATCTGTGCTCTAAATGTGTTCGGTTGACCGCTGATGAAATTCGGTTAATTTTGACAGAGCAGGTCTGGTTGATGTTAGAGCAGCCTCAGCTATTTCAACATCAAGTTGAATCGCCTGAAACCTTGGCGCTAGAGTTATTTGAAGTTGCTTTGGAAGACCTTGAAATACCTAGCTCTTATCAGCGGTTGATGAAAACTCTTGAGAGCTATTTGTTTTTTAATCGTGATAACGATAGGAGTATTGGGGCGATCGCAGACTCGACTCAATCTCCCTGGCATCACAATTACTGATGAGTTAGCCTACTGATGAGTTAGCCTTCAATCCGTGAACGAAAAAATTAACAGTTTGAATTTGGGAATTGAGTCATGGATGCGCTACCCATGCGCTTCATCCTTGCATTGCTGACTAAATCTTGGAATCAACCCTCTTAGCAATTTTTGAAGTTGTGGTAATCTTTCCCGTTGGGCAAAGCCATTCAGCAAATTAGCTATCTAAGGTAGCAAAAGATACCTAGAAAAATATCTGTATAAATGTAAAATTTTTAGAAATCCTTAATCAACCAAGGGTGTATGAATTTTGTTCCCAGTGTTTACCTATAAGCAGGTTAATTTTAGTAACTGAGAAAACCTCGGTAATCATAAATTCAGAGTAGAGGATTTGTTTAAAACTCCTGTAAAGCAACTAGGACTTCAGACTGCTCTGAGTCGGTTTCGGGTGTAGGACTAACTAGGGTGTGTCATCTCATATTCCTAAATCTATGTTCCTAAGTTCTGAGCGGAGTAAAAAACCTTGGCATCTATTATTGGCGACGAAACTGACAATATTCTTGTAGGAGGAGCAGAACCCGACACTATCAACGGAAACGGAGGGAATGACACTTTATCGGGTGAAGGAAGCGGCGATCGCCTGGACGGTGGAGACGGAAACGATCGCCTAGATGGTGGCGACGGAAACGACGAACTTTACGGCGGCGCTGGAGATGATGAGCTTTTAGGGAGGGCTGGAAGTGATCAACTTTATGGTGGCATCGGCAACGATAGTTTAAATGGTGGTGAGGGTAATGATGCTCTGGCGGGAGAGTTGGGTCGAGATACTTTAGTCGGTGGCGAGGGCGAGGATCGGTTAAACGGCGGTGAGGGCGATGATACGTTAGAAGGCGGCGAGGGGGTTGATTTCCTCTTTGGTGACAGCGGTAACGACCAACTGTTTGGCGAAGCTGAGGATGACTTTCTATATGGTGGCGAAGGCAATGACACCTTAAGGGGTGATAGCGGCAATGACCAAATTTTTGGCGAAGCCGACAATGATATTCTGGACGGCGGAGCGGGCAATGACTTGTTGTACGGCGGTGAGGGAAACGATCGCCTGGATGGTGGCGCAGGTGATGACGAACTTTATGGAGAAGCTGGAGATGACACGCTTTTAGGCGGAGCAGGGATCGATAAGCTGCGGGGCAGTCTTGGCAACGATAGTCTCAATGGTGGTGACGGCGATGACGATCTGGCGGGTGAGTTTGGCAACGATACGCTGGTCGGTGGTGCAGGCAAGGATCAGTTAAACGGTGGTGAGGGTGATGATACGTTAGAAGGCGACGAGGGCGATGATGCTCTTTTTGGTGAAGCAGGTAACGATATCCTGTCGGGTGGATTGGGCAACGATAGGCTGTTTGGGTCGGATGGCGACGATACTCTGAACGGTAACGATGGCGACGATGAACTCAACGGCAATCAAGGTAACGATATTCTGAATGGCGGTGCAGGGCAGGATGTTCTTCGTACTGGCGAGGGCAATGATATTGCAGAGGGTGGCGATGGCATTGACGAACTGTATGGTGAAGCCGGAAATGATACGCTTTCAGGGGGAGCCGACTCTGACAAGCTATTTGGTAGCAACGGATTTGATGTTCTCAATGGCGGTTCTGGATCTGATGAATTGTACGGTGAGTTTGACAACGACGTTCTTAATGGCGATGCCGGTGACGATTATCTGTATGGTGGCGAGGGTAACGATACGCTGAGTGGCGGCGAGGGCAGCGATCGGCTTTTTGCTGAAGTGGGAGATGATACGCTTTTGGGCGGAACTGGCGCTGATTTTCTGCACGCTGGGGAAGGGAATGATGCGCTTGATGGCGGTGATGGCGATGACCAACTGTTTGGCGAACAGGGGAATGACAGCTTGGTAGGAGGATCAGGAAATGACCTTCTGTATGGCGGCGAAGGCAATGACACCGTGGATGGCAGCGGCGGCGATGATCAGGCGTTTGGTGAGGCGGGGGACGATGTTTTGCGGGGTGGTGCAGGGGGCGATCGCCTGAATGGTGGCGTAGGCGCTGATATCATTTTGGGCGGCAGCGGCAACGATACGTTGGTGGGTAGCAACGGCGATGATATCTTAAATGGCGGTGGGGGCAATGACCGTTTTCTTTATGACACTGAAGTGGCTTTTGTTCTTGGTGACATCGGCTTCGATACTATCCAGGGGTTTCGTTCGGGCAAAGACCGAATTGTTTTAGATAAAACGACCTTTGCAACCGTGAGTAGTAAGGCTCGGAGAGGCTTTAGCAAAACCAATGAGTTTGCGATCGTTCGTAGCAACCTTGCTGCATCTCAAAGTAAGGCGGTTATCGTGTACAACGAGCGCAATGGTAGCCTGTTTTATAATCCTAATAAAGGGCGCATTGGGTTAGGAGAAGGCGGATTGTTTGCCAGGTTGGCAGGTAACCCAGCGATCGCTGCCTCAGATTTTATCATTCAGACGTAATGCAATTCAAACCTGATTTCAACTTCCGATCTCTGTTAATTCAATCACATTTCCGTCAGGATCTTGGGTAAACAAAGCCGCTCGACCGGATGCGCTCATTTCTACGGCGCATCCATGAGACATAAGATGGTTTTGGGCAATTTCTAGATTTTCTACCCCCAGGGCAAGATGGGGATTTCGTCCCATTTTTTCTGAGTTTTGCAACGATTGAAGGAACGTTGAATCTTCGATGAGATGAACTTGAGTAGCACCGATTTGATACCAAGCACCGGGATATTTAAGAATGCGATCGATTTTTGTTAAACCCAACACGGTGCCGTAGAAATACTCTGCCTGTTCAAGGTGGGTGACAAGTATTGCTGTATGGAGATATTGAGTAATTTGCATAGTGCTTAATAGGACAGTGTTTTAGAAAGTGTGGACTGATCAATGGCGATCGTCCTTATTCTAAAACACTGTTGCTCTAGCCTATTGCCACGAAGCACGTTGGTGCACAGTTCTAAGAATTTCCAAGTATCGCCCCAGGACAGGGCGATACTTGGAGGAGTCTCCGGCAAAGGTGCCGCAGGTTTATCCTTTTATTTACCTAGACTGCAACGAAATCGCTCGTAGTAATCGTGTTAGCTCGCACACCGTTGAGGGTTGCTAGCAACTCATTCGTGCCTGTCAAACGAATGAATGTGTTATTGCCGCTTGCCTCGATCGCCAGTTGACCAAATGTTAGACCTCCTGACAGCGCAATTAAATCAGTGTTGTTCTGGAAGTCCAGAATGGTGTCTGAGCCTTCACCCGCCCTTAACACGAAGCGATCGCTACCACTTCCACCACTCAGCGTATCTTGACCCTGACCGCCATCCAGCAAGTCGTCGCCGTTGCCACCATTGAGGATGTCATTGCTGATCTGACCTAGCAGCGTATCATTGCCATTGTTTCCATTGAGGATGTCATTGCCATTGCCACCGCTGAGGATGTCATTGCCGTTGCCGCCGTTCAACTCGTCCCTGCCAGATGTGCCGCTAAGCATATCACTGCCGTTACCACCATTCACCACACGAACAGAACTCATCAGGTTCGCCCCCACCACCACAGGATCGTGATCGGAGGAGCGATAGGGCGTGGGCTGGTAGAGTCCTGCGGGGTTGAATTCCTGGTTGT contains the following coding sequences:
- a CDS encoding ribbon-helix-helix protein, CopG family, which produces MSNISTEELEQKIEAGEEVIDRYFDSTTTRIGTPRSMTSRRLQNFVATNLEMPRPMLNELDQLAEELNISRQAVIKMMLRRALDEHSLAKRAV
- a CDS encoding ArsA family ATPase, which gives rise to MFSGKGGVGKTTCSCGFARHWARKFPEKQILLMSTDPAHSLGDVLQMTVEDTPRLMVDLPNLQVRALDSQRLLQEFKIRYGKVLELLVERGSFVQGEDLSPIWDLSWPGLDELMGILEIQRILREQEVDRVVVDMAPSGHTLNLLGLMDFLDGFLNALDLFQEKHRVMSQTFGGVYQPDEADVFLQEMKADLAAGRALLQNAERAACWVVAIAEPMSYLESCRFIESLKELKIFVGGIIVNRLTEPTEILEKFLALPIPQALGLPQQRQEPVGSPALDALFTQLKPLASLPIATTIQPVTFTRFSPNFQDFITAKRRLILVGGKGGVGKTTVAGAIAWGMAERHPECKIRVISIDPAHSLGDVLSTQLEHEPTQITTNLSAQEINAKQVLEQFREDYLWELAEMMSGQSDDDSMQIAYTPQAWRQIVAQALPGIDEMLSLITVMDLLEKGEQDLIILDTAPTGHLLRFLEMPTALGGWLAWIFKLWIKYQDVVGRTELMGRLRSLRQQVMQAQKKLKDAQHTEFIGVLQAQSAIIAEAERLGKTLAEMGMSQRYWVHNRFEPGQEDLSLIFKVQTIVRLTALPQTLLPLDQVKAAAQLVF
- a CDS encoding histidine phosphatase family protein — protein: MSLTLYFLRHGETTYSRTGGYCGALDPDLTDAGLQMAEAFANAYRTLPWTDVYASPMKRTIATGKPLCDALAIDMQLRDGLKEIAYGEWEGKTNEDVKQHDSDTYMRWMTEPAWNAPPGGETAVEIASRASLVIAEIENKYTEGNVLIVSHKATIRIMLCSLLGIDLGRYRDRLDMPAASLSTVKFSKYGPMLQSLGDRAYMGERLRKLPGT
- a CDS encoding AAA family ATPase, encoding MSDLFKGFEQLLEIAKALEEKMEKGELKADVQINSRRLSSIPRASGMPSGLGTSRIRPNPAASTPANDDVIITPPPANSAPNDSAPLISLKDVGGLSEVLKELREAIEIPLKRPELLTQLGLEAPRGVLLVGPPGTGKTLTARSLAEELGVNYIAIVGPEVMGKYYGEAETRLRSIFEKAAKAAPCIIFIDEIDSLAPDRSKVEGEVEKRLVAQLLGLMDGFAKTNGVIVLAATNRPDHLDPALRRPGRFDREVQFRVPDRNGRLEILQILSHAMPLDESVELGAIADLAVGLVGADLKAICQKAAYSALRRQVPDLRLPIPENMTLTQTDLLQAVKEIKPSVLRSVEIESPKVTWDEIGGLETIKQTLQESVEGALLYPELYQQTGAKAPRGILLWGPPGTGKTLLAKAVASQARANFIAVNGLELMSRWVGAAEQAVRELFTKARQAAPCVIFIDEIDTLAPARGSAQGDSGVSDRVVGQLLTELDGLQGCTNVLLVGATNRPDALDPALLRAGRLDLQIKVDLPDASSRLSILQVHNQSRPIAEVNLAEWAEKTEGWNGADLALLSNQAALESIRRHRAQEQIDPSTIQITSDDFGTAFQLLSEQKIRQ
- a CDS encoding VOC family protein, with product MQITQYLHTAILVTHLEQAEYFYGTVLGLTKIDRILKYPGAWYQIGATQVHLIEDSTFLQSLQNSEKMGRNPHLALGVENLEIAQNHLMSHGCAVEMSASGRAALFTQDPDGNVIELTEIGS